Within Streptomyces sp. NBC_00704, the genomic segment TGTCCGTCGACGCCGACCGCTTCGACGAGCTGGGCCATGACTTCGAACGCGACCGGGCCGTCGTGCGCGGCAGGGTCGGCGCGGCAGAGGCGCGGCTGTTCCCGGTCGCCGACGCGGTGGCCTACGCCGAGCGGTGGCTGGCGGTGCACCGGCCCCGCGAGGACGGGTTCTGAGCGCGCCCGCCGCACCCGTCGCCCGCGGGCGGCCGGTTCGCGCACCCCGCGGTCCGGGCCGCGGCCCGCGAACCTAGACTCTGGGGTCATGCGAAGCGAGCCTGTCGTCCGGGTCCAGGCCCTGGTGAAGCGGTACGGGGCGAAGACCGCGGTGAACGGCCTCGACCTGACGGCCGGGGCGGGCGTCACCGCCGTCCTCGGGCCCAACGGCGCCGGCAAGACGACCACGATCGAGACCTGCGAGGGGTACCGCAGACCGGACTCCGGCACGGTCCGCGTCCTCGGTCTCGACCCGGTCCGGCAGGCCGCCGACCTGCGCCCCCGCATCGGCGTGATGCTCCAGTCGGGCGGTGTGTACTCCGGGGCGCGGGCCGACGAGATGCTCCGGCACATGGCCCGGCTGCACGCGCGTCCGCTGGACGTCGACGCGCTCGTCGAACGCCTCGGGCTCGGCTCCTGCGGCCGCACGGCCTACCGCCGGCTCTCCGGCGGCCAGCAGCAGCGGCTCGCGCTCGCGATGGCCGTCGTCGGCCGGCCGGAGCTGGTGTTCCTGGACGAGCCGACGGCCGGCCTCGACCCGCAGGCCCGCCGCGCCGCCTGGGACCTCGTGCGCGACCTGCGCGCGGACGGCGTGTCGGTCATCCTCACCACCCACTACATGGACGAGGCCGAACAGCTCGCCGACGACGTCGCGATCATCGACGCGGGCGGGGTCATCGCCCAGGGCTCCCCCGAGCAGCTGTGCCGGGGCGGCGCCGAGAACACCCTGCGCTTCGCCGGCCGTCCCGGCCTCGACGTCGGCTCGCTGCTCAAGGCGCTGCCCGCCGACAGCTCCGCGGCCGAGCTGACCCCGGGCTCCTACCGGGTGATGGGCAAGGTCGATCCGCAACTGCTCGCGACGGTCACCTCGTGGTGCGCGCAGCACGGGGTGATGCCGGAGCGGATCTCGGTCGAACGGCACACCCTGGAGGACGTCTTCCTCGAACTGACCGGCAAGGAGCTGCGCTCGTGACCGCCACCGGCACCTACACGCCGAACCCCGGGGCCGCCCCCCTGCCCCGCATGATCGGGGCCCAGGCCGCGCTGGAGACCAGGATGCTCCTGCGCAACGGCGAGCAGCTGCTGCTCACCGTGGTGATCCCGACCCTGCTGCTGGTCCTGTTCAGCGGAGTGGACATCGTGGACACGGGCGCCGGCGAGGCCGTGGACTTCCTCG encodes:
- a CDS encoding ABC transporter ATP-binding protein, with the translated sequence MRSEPVVRVQALVKRYGAKTAVNGLDLTAGAGVTAVLGPNGAGKTTTIETCEGYRRPDSGTVRVLGLDPVRQAADLRPRIGVMLQSGGVYSGARADEMLRHMARLHARPLDVDALVERLGLGSCGRTAYRRLSGGQQQRLALAMAVVGRPELVFLDEPTAGLDPQARRAAWDLVRDLRADGVSVILTTHYMDEAEQLADDVAIIDAGGVIAQGSPEQLCRGGAENTLRFAGRPGLDVGSLLKALPADSSAAELTPGSYRVMGKVDPQLLATVTSWCAQHGVMPERISVERHTLEDVFLELTGKELRS